The genomic stretch TGAAGACCATTGGTAAGTTTAGAGGTATGAATAATCCATTCATTTTGTGACTGAGTTGGTTGTATTGAAATGTTCCATGAAGAATTATTTTCTGTTGTTTTGGATATTATTTTTTGATAACACACGATGAGTTCGGGTCTATAGGCTTCGATAGGATGCTCACTTGAACAAAATTTCATGCTGTTATATAGAGATTTGTCTTCCAATGTTAACATCATTCCATAATTCTTGTCGGGACGGGCGTGCCACTCTTTGACAAAGTCGATAACAGAAATATTTTTATAATTTTGGTCTGATACCTGGCTAGTTGGAAGATAAACCTGATTGTTTCCGGTTACTGTTGGACTTGAATTCCATGTTACAGTTGCAGGGTCCCAATCTTCTATGACCTTTCTTAGGTAACATGCATTATTTCCTGCCTGACCTTGGTTGGTTGAGGAAGCATTATGAAAGAGTGATAATCCAGCTGATGTTATTTCAATATCATCAGGAAGTGTAGTTAAGTCAAATTTAATCAAGGAATTTCCATAGCCGGGTACTCCAAAAAAGGTCCATGAAAAAGCTATGAGATCCGGATAATTTGAAAAATTTGTTGTGGGTTCCAGCTCAAAAAGAAAAGCATCTATGCCTTCATCCGGACTTGGTCTAAAGCTCCTGCAACTATCTAATTCTGATTTGTAATTGATTATTAATTTGGGTCTTTTCGCGGCAATGTGGTGATCACTTGAGCAAAATTTCATACTACTGTAGAGACTTGATTCTACCAATTCGATTTTAAACCCATGATTAGTTAATGGTGAATGATACCATTCTTGCACAAAGTTTGTAATATCTATGTCTGAATAATTTTGATTTTCCGAATGACTTGCGGGTAAATATTTGCGATGCATGAAACTGCTATTTGGATTTGAGTTCCAGGTCACGGTATGTTCATTCCACGGTTCTACTATTTTTTCTAAATAACAAGCATTATTTCCAGCCTGGCCTTGATTGGTCGAATATTCATTGTGGGATAGTGATAAAGTAGCATTTGTAATTTTTATCTGTTGGGGCAATGTGGACAAGTCAAATTTAAGTAGAGAACTACCTTTGCCTTCTACACCAAAGAAGGTCCAGTAAAATGCTATGAAATCCGTGTAATCTCCAAAATTTGTATTCGGCT from Saprospiraceae bacterium encodes the following:
- a CDS encoding DNRLRE domain-containing protein, with amino-acid sequence MKWQFNLFPIILVFYFSGQLYSQQLILQPDPNAGHDAFLFELEPNTNFGDYTDFIAFYWTFFGVEGKGSSLLKFDLSTLPQQIKITNATLSLSHNEYSTNQGQAGNNACYLEKIVEPWNEHTVTWNSNPNSSFMHRKYLPASHSENQNYSDIDITNFVQEWYHSPLTNHGFKIELVESSLYSSMKFCSSDHHIAAKRPKLIINYKSELDSCRSFRPSPDEGIDAFLFELEPTTNFSNYPDLIAFSWTFFGVPGYGNSLIKFDLTTLPDDIEITSAGLSLFHNASSTNQGQAGNNACYLRKVIEDWDPATVTWNSSPTVTGNNQVYLPTSQVSDQNYKNISVIDFVKEWHARPDKNYGMMLTLEDKSLYNSMKFCSSEHPIEAYRPELIVCYQKIISKTTENNSSWNISIQPTQSQNEWIIHTSKLTNGLQIQLYNEMGTPVSIRSTVFDLQVKLDASSLPTGMYFLNLIQGQHISKHKLIRM